In the genome of Vicia villosa cultivar HV-30 ecotype Madison, WI linkage group LG7, Vvil1.0, whole genome shotgun sequence, one region contains:
- the LOC131621048 gene encoding amino acid transporter AVT6C-like isoform X2: MSNSTSEYVTPLLPQNSETPQHDPIPQNGSISGAVFNISTTMVGAGIMSIPATMKVLGIIPGLIVIVLVAVITDLTVEFMLRCTSSGKAVTYAGMVGESFGWGGSLAVKICVITTNLGVLIVYLIILGDVLCGNEYEGTIHLDSLKYSSALSILLALVFVVICSSMAVTALSSGKTQSVRIFPDFSQVTALDLFTTVPIFVTGFGFHVNVHPIRAELVKPTDMSSAVRISLLISVAIYFAIGFFGYLLFGDSIMPDVLVNFDQNSDSSFGRWLDNVIRLSYALHLALVFPIMNYSLRANIDELLFTKKNKAPLALDTPRFVSLTLVLLAFTYLVAVAIPNVWYFFQFLGSTTIVCLSFIFPAAIILRDMHGISKTRDKVMAIVVIILAVGTSGIAIWTNLNGSSAD, translated from the exons ATGTCAAATTCAACTTCCGAATATGTCACCCCTCTTCTCCCTCAGAACAGCGAAACCCCCCAACATGACCCAATTCCACAAAATGGATCAATCTCCGGGGCAGTCTTCAACATCTCAACCACCATGGTTGGTGCCGGAATCATGTCGATTCCGGCGACCATGAAAGTCCTCGGCATAATTCCGGGGCTAATTGTGATCGTGTTGGTGGCGGTTATAACGGATTTAACGGTTGAGTTTATGTTGAGGTGTACAAGCTCTGGTAAAGCGGTTACTTATGCGGGTATGGTGGGTGAGTCGTTTGGTTGGGGTGGATCTCTTGCTGTTAAGATTTGTGTTATTACCACTAATCTTGGTGTTCTCATCGTTTATTTAATCATTCTTG GAGATGTTCTATGTGGAAATGAGTACGAAGGAACCATACATTTAG ATTCACTCAAGTATAGCTCTGCATTATCGATTCTTTTAGCATTGGTTTTTGTTGTAATATGCTCCTCCATGGCAGTTACTGCATTATCGTCCGGGAAAACTCAGTCGGTGAGAATATTTCCCGATTTCTCTCAAGTCACTGCCCTTGATCTTTTCACCACTGTCCCTATTTTTGTAACCGGCTTTGGATTCCATGTCAATG TTCATCCTATTAGAGCAGAGCTTGTAAAACCTACAGACATGAGTTCTGCCGTGCGAATTTCGTTGTTAATCTCCGTTGCCATTTACTTCGCTATTGGATTCTTCGGATACCTATTGTTCGGCGACTCTATCATGCCGGACGTTTTAGTAAACTTCGACCAGAACTCAGATTCAAGTTTCGGTCGATGGCTAGACAACGTTATTCGGCTAAGTTACGCCCTCCATCTCGCACTTGTATTCCCCATCATGAACTATTCTTTGAGGGCCAATATCGATGAACTATTATTCACAAAGAAAAATAAGGCTCCTTTGGCTTTGGACACTCCAAGATTTGTGTCACTAACTCTTGTTTTGTTAGCTTTCACATATTTGGTGGCTGTGGCTATTCCAAATGTTTGGTACTTTTTTCAGTTCTTGGGATCTACTACCATTGTTTGCCTCTCATTCATCTTCCCTGCTGCAATCATACTAAG GGATATGCATGGTATATCAAAAACAAGAGATAAAGTAATGGCAATAGTGGTGATTATTTTGGCTGTTGGGACAAGTGGAATTGCTATATGGACCAACTTGAATGGTTCAAGTGCTGATTAA
- the LOC131621048 gene encoding amino acid transporter AVT6C-like isoform X1 produces the protein MSNSTSEYVTPLLPQNSETPQHDPIPQNGSISGAVFNISTTMVGAGIMSIPATMKVLGIIPGLIVIVLVAVITDLTVEFMLRCTSSGKAVTYAGMVGESFGWGGSLAVKICVITTNLGVLIVYLIILGDVLCGNEYEGTIHLGILQQWFGIHWWTSRTFALLIVALVIMLPLVMLRRVDSLKYSSALSILLALVFVVICSSMAVTALSSGKTQSVRIFPDFSQVTALDLFTTVPIFVTGFGFHVNVHPIRAELVKPTDMSSAVRISLLISVAIYFAIGFFGYLLFGDSIMPDVLVNFDQNSDSSFGRWLDNVIRLSYALHLALVFPIMNYSLRANIDELLFTKKNKAPLALDTPRFVSLTLVLLAFTYLVAVAIPNVWYFFQFLGSTTIVCLSFIFPAAIILRDMHGISKTRDKVMAIVVIILAVGTSGIAIWTNLNGSSAD, from the exons ATGTCAAATTCAACTTCCGAATATGTCACCCCTCTTCTCCCTCAGAACAGCGAAACCCCCCAACATGACCCAATTCCACAAAATGGATCAATCTCCGGGGCAGTCTTCAACATCTCAACCACCATGGTTGGTGCCGGAATCATGTCGATTCCGGCGACCATGAAAGTCCTCGGCATAATTCCGGGGCTAATTGTGATCGTGTTGGTGGCGGTTATAACGGATTTAACGGTTGAGTTTATGTTGAGGTGTACAAGCTCTGGTAAAGCGGTTACTTATGCGGGTATGGTGGGTGAGTCGTTTGGTTGGGGTGGATCTCTTGCTGTTAAGATTTGTGTTATTACCACTAATCTTGGTGTTCTCATCGTTTATTTAATCATTCTTG GAGATGTTCTATGTGGAAATGAGTACGAAGGAACCATACATTTAGGTATTCTACAACAATGGTTTGGCATCCACTGGTGGACATCTCGCACTTTTGCTCTTCTTATCGTCGCACTTGTCATAATGCTCCCTCTAGTAATGTTACGCCGTGTAG ATTCACTCAAGTATAGCTCTGCATTATCGATTCTTTTAGCATTGGTTTTTGTTGTAATATGCTCCTCCATGGCAGTTACTGCATTATCGTCCGGGAAAACTCAGTCGGTGAGAATATTTCCCGATTTCTCTCAAGTCACTGCCCTTGATCTTTTCACCACTGTCCCTATTTTTGTAACCGGCTTTGGATTCCATGTCAATG TTCATCCTATTAGAGCAGAGCTTGTAAAACCTACAGACATGAGTTCTGCCGTGCGAATTTCGTTGTTAATCTCCGTTGCCATTTACTTCGCTATTGGATTCTTCGGATACCTATTGTTCGGCGACTCTATCATGCCGGACGTTTTAGTAAACTTCGACCAGAACTCAGATTCAAGTTTCGGTCGATGGCTAGACAACGTTATTCGGCTAAGTTACGCCCTCCATCTCGCACTTGTATTCCCCATCATGAACTATTCTTTGAGGGCCAATATCGATGAACTATTATTCACAAAGAAAAATAAGGCTCCTTTGGCTTTGGACACTCCAAGATTTGTGTCACTAACTCTTGTTTTGTTAGCTTTCACATATTTGGTGGCTGTGGCTATTCCAAATGTTTGGTACTTTTTTCAGTTCTTGGGATCTACTACCATTGTTTGCCTCTCATTCATCTTCCCTGCTGCAATCATACTAAG GGATATGCATGGTATATCAAAAACAAGAGATAAAGTAATGGCAATAGTGGTGATTATTTTGGCTGTTGGGACAAGTGGAATTGCTATATGGACCAACTTGAATGGTTCAAGTGCTGATTAA